In Candidatus Cetobacterium colombiensis, one genomic interval encodes:
- a CDS encoding sugar porter family MFS transporter — MKSKNIYSVAAIIGMAGFIFVYDSANLGGSVKYIQPYFNLLPNQVGILIAISLIGNFFGSLLSGYFSDKIGRKMTMIYGIVIGASGLALAALSTNILFFCIGRIIFGFSTGLIFVAAPMYITEVAPASKRGRAGSIRQLLLAFGLILGYTTTFLFNYLFSIEWNIKFGWRILISIEILLLGIMFLAMLTLVESPRWLIIKGRIEEAKKSLECFIESEDRVDLVFSEMLLNNSKEILGKKVPIRGGLIYALSLCIIFPIFRQLSGVNAITYYAQKIFSEISNTSTNLAYFQSIFIGFSELLGAIFVVSFADKFGRKILLLLGAAGMFFSEGFIAYSLYYSKVSLDLSYLVYIYNFFFTISAGAMLTVYISEALPTVIRSKGSALTGMINWIADAAIIYSFPLLNANVYLTEKFHGSISFIIFSISMLLFFIVILFLPETKNKTLEEIANYWKTKGNWE; from the coding sequence ATGGCTGGTTTTATTTTTGTTTATGATTCTGCTAATCTTGGAGGATCTGTTAAATATATTCAACCTTATTTTAATCTTTTACCTAATCAAGTTGGAATTTTAATTGCAATCTCTCTTATAGGTAATTTTTTTGGAAGTTTATTATCTGGATATTTTTCAGATAAAATAGGTCGGAAAATGACTATGATTTATGGTATTGTTATTGGCGCTTCTGGTCTTGCTTTGGCAGCGTTATCAACAAATATTCTATTCTTCTGTATTGGAAGAATTATTTTTGGATTTTCTACAGGTTTAATATTTGTAGCAGCTCCTATGTATATTACAGAAGTAGCTCCTGCTTCTAAAAGAGGTAGAGCGGGATCTATTAGACAGTTGCTTTTAGCTTTTGGTTTAATTTTAGGTTATACCACTACTTTTCTTTTTAATTACTTATTTTCCATAGAATGGAATATAAAATTTGGATGGCGTATTCTTATTTCTATCGAAATATTATTATTAGGAATTATGTTTTTAGCAATGCTAACTTTAGTTGAAAGTCCACGTTGGCTTATTATAAAAGGTAGAATTGAAGAGGCAAAAAAAAGTTTAGAATGTTTTATTGAATCTGAAGATAGAGTAGATTTAGTTTTTTCTGAAATGTTACTTAATAATTCAAAAGAAATTTTAGGAAAAAAAGTACCTATTCGTGGTGGTCTTATATACGCTTTAAGTCTTTGTATTATTTTTCCTATTTTTAGACAACTTTCTGGAGTAAATGCAATAACTTACTATGCTCAAAAAATTTTTTCTGAAATTTCTAATACTTCTACAAATTTAGCATATTTTCAAAGTATTTTCATAGGTTTTTCTGAACTTTTAGGTGCTATTTTTGTTGTTAGTTTTGCTGATAAATTTGGAAGAAAAATTTTATTATTATTAGGTGCTGCTGGAATGTTTTTTTCAGAAGGATTTATTGCATACTCTTTATATTATTCTAAAGTTAGTTTAGACTTATCTTATTTAGTATATATTTATAATTTTTTCTTTACAATTTCTGCTGGAGCCATGCTTACCGTTTATATATCAGAGGCTTTACCAACTGTTATTAGATCTAAAGGAAGTGCTCTCACAGGAATGATAAATTGGATTGCTGATGCTGCTATTATTTATTCTTTTCCTTTATTAAATGCCAATGTTTATCTAACTGAAAAGTTTCATGGTTCAATATCTTTTATAATATTTTCAATATCTATGCTTCTTTTCTTTATTGTTATTTTATTTTTACCTGAAACAAAAAATAAAACACTTGAAGAAATTGCAAATTATTGGAAAACTAAAGGTAATTGGGAATAA
- a CDS encoding DsbA family oxidoreductase: MRITMILDFVCPYCFVGEKILEKALKEKNLKPEFKFLPYELSPEPTPQPIVNEANKEYFDKNILLWATQEDILVKFPTISPKPRTALAFQGIYVAEKYDKGIEYVRAVLDAYWLRNKNIGNVEVLIEIADNLLIPKFEFADALLSGQFSAAHRKLNNEVSNFDFDVVPTFYIDDKQLKEFPRTKEKWLEILN; the protein is encoded by the coding sequence ATGAGAATAACAATGATTTTAGATTTTGTATGTCCTTATTGTTTTGTAGGAGAAAAAATTTTAGAAAAAGCTTTAAAAGAAAAAAATTTAAAGCCTGAATTTAAATTTTTACCTTATGAACTTTCTCCAGAACCAACTCCTCAACCAATAGTTAATGAAGCTAATAAAGAATACTTTGATAAAAATATTCTTCTTTGGGCAACTCAAGAAGATATTTTAGTTAAATTTCCTACTATAAGTCCTAAACCTAGAACTGCTTTAGCTTTTCAGGGTATTTATGTAGCTGAAAAATATGATAAAGGAATTGAATACGTTAGAGCTGTTTTAGATGCATATTGGTTACGTAATAAAAATATTGGAAATGTTGAAGTTTTAATAGAAATTGCGGATAATTTACTTATTCCTAAATTTGAATTTGCTGATGCTTTATTATCTGGACAATTTAGTGCAGCTCATAGAAAATTAAACAATGAAGTTTCTAATTTTGATTTTGATGTTGTTCCTACATTCTATATTGACGATAAGCAATTAAAAGAATTTCCAAGAACAAAAGAAAAATGGTTAGAAATACTAAATTAA
- the ilvA gene encoding threonine ammonia-lyase, with protein sequence MECNFTLEDILKANETIKDSLKRTPVVECPTLNELTGNIVFFKLENLQKTGSFKLRGALNKIASLSPEERAAGVIASSAGNHAQGVALGARDQGIKATIVMPATAPLAKIAATKSYGAEVVLEGEVYDDAYRKACEIQRETGATFLHPFDDKFVMAGQGTIGLEILEDLPDVDVVLVPIGGGGIIGGIAKAIKSLRPEAKVIGIEAAHAASMAEAVAMKQICEISTKPTIADGIAVRKAGCEPFKIVQECVDEIVTVTEDEIAKAILFLMEKSKVVAEGAGATTVAAILSGKIKVKDKKICAVISGGNIDINLVERALNKALMLEGRRFAFSVELSDKVGEMAKVVSAICEMNANILSVNQTMYSPNLGITSQEANFVLECFDKDHQERLKEKLSTMGYRIY encoded by the coding sequence GTGGAATGCAATTTTACTTTAGAGGACATATTAAAAGCTAATGAAACTATTAAAGATTCATTAAAAAGAACACCAGTGGTAGAGTGTCCAACTCTCAATGAATTAACAGGAAATATAGTATTTTTTAAATTAGAAAACCTTCAAAAAACAGGTTCTTTTAAATTAAGAGGTGCTTTAAATAAGATAGCGAGTCTATCTCCTGAAGAAAGAGCAGCAGGAGTTATAGCTTCATCAGCTGGAAATCATGCGCAAGGAGTAGCATTAGGTGCAAGAGATCAAGGTATAAAAGCAACAATAGTTATGCCAGCAACAGCTCCTTTGGCTAAAATTGCGGCAACGAAATCTTATGGAGCAGAAGTAGTTTTAGAAGGTGAAGTTTATGATGATGCTTATAGAAAAGCTTGTGAAATTCAAAGAGAAACAGGAGCCACGTTTTTACACCCTTTTGATGATAAATTTGTAATGGCAGGACAAGGTACAATTGGATTAGAAATCTTAGAAGATTTACCAGATGTAGATGTAGTGTTAGTTCCTATTGGAGGAGGAGGAATCATTGGTGGAATAGCTAAAGCTATAAAATCACTGAGACCAGAGGCAAAAGTTATTGGGATAGAAGCAGCTCATGCAGCTTCTATGGCAGAGGCTGTTGCAATGAAACAGATTTGTGAAATTTCAACAAAACCAACAATAGCAGATGGAATTGCTGTTAGGAAAGCAGGGTGTGAACCATTTAAAATTGTACAAGAGTGTGTAGATGAGATAGTCACAGTAACTGAAGATGAAATAGCAAAAGCAATACTTTTCCTAATGGAAAAAAGTAAAGTTGTTGCAGAGGGAGCAGGAGCAACAACAGTTGCAGCAATTTTATCTGGAAAAATAAAAGTAAAAGATAAAAAAATATGTGCAGTTATTTCTGGAGGAAACATAGATATAAATCTTGTTGAGAGAGCTTTAAATAAAGCTCTTATGTTAGAAGGAAGAAGATTTGCTTTTTCAGTAGAACTTTCAGATAAAGTTGGAGAAATGGCAAAAGTTGTTTCAGCAATTTGCGAAATGAATGCAAATATTTTAAGTGTAAATCAAACAATGTATAGTCCTAATTTAGGAATAACATCTCAAGAGGCAAATTTTGTACTAGAGTGTTTTGACAAAGATCATCAAGAAAGACTGAAAGAAAAGTTATCTACAATGGGTTATAGAATATATTAA
- a CDS encoding DMT family transporter, which produces MFNVKKQYLGAGLVCLAATMWGFDGIVLTPRLYQLNVPYVVFVLHLLPLIGMTILFGRTELKNIKNLSKEDLFFYFLIALFGGTLGTLSIVKALFLVNFNHLTVVTLLQKLQPVFAIILARILLGERVGKNFIFWAVAALMSGYLLTFQLTLPHFDAGDNVGLASLYAILAAFSFGSSTVFGKKILAHSTFRTALYTRYLFTSIITGLIVIANGNLGWFLKTTPHQWIIFIIIGLTTGSGAVLLYYIGLRYIRANIATMCELCFPVSSIVFDYIFNGKILSNIQFLSAGMLLFTIYKITKNQKN; this is translated from the coding sequence GTGTTTAACGTTAAAAAGCAATATTTAGGAGCAGGATTAGTTTGTTTAGCCGCAACAATGTGGGGATTTGATGGAATAGTATTGACACCAAGACTTTATCAATTAAATGTACCGTATGTAGTTTTTGTACTGCATTTACTTCCTTTAATAGGAATGACTATTTTATTTGGAAGAACAGAGTTAAAAAATATAAAAAATTTGAGTAAAGAAGATTTGTTTTTTTATTTTTTAATAGCATTATTTGGAGGAACTCTGGGGACATTATCAATAGTTAAAGCACTATTTTTAGTGAATTTTAATCACTTAACTGTAGTGACTTTGTTACAAAAGTTACAACCGGTATTTGCCATAATTTTAGCTAGAATTTTATTAGGAGAGAGAGTTGGAAAGAACTTTATCTTTTGGGCAGTGGCAGCTTTAATGAGTGGATATTTATTAACATTCCAGTTAACGTTACCACACTTTGATGCTGGAGATAATGTTGGATTAGCTAGTCTTTATGCAATTTTAGCAGCATTCTCATTTGGAAGTTCAACTGTTTTTGGAAAAAAAATATTAGCTCACTCAACATTTAGAACAGCATTATATACGAGATATCTTTTTACTTCAATTATAACAGGATTGATAGTTATAGCAAATGGGAATTTAGGGTGGTTTTTAAAAACAACTCCTCATCAATGGATTATTTTTATAATCATAGGATTAACAACAGGAAGTGGAGCAGTGCTACTTTATTATATAGGTCTTAGATATATTAGAGCAAATATAGCTACAATGTGTGAGCTTTGTTTTCCTGTATCATCTATAGTTTTTGATTATATATTTAATGGTAAAATATTGTCAAATATTCAATTTTTAAGTGCGGGAATGTTACTATTCACGATATATAAGATCACAAAAAATCAAAAAAACTAA